The genomic window tGTATTGAAGAATCAGCTAccctgtatttaatatataaaagtaaattatattaataatattaattttgttcatataatattctattggcTTCTTTTAAAACACAGTTCACCACTGTAGAGGCAGCAAAGTTGATATACATGGAGGGTATTATAAGTACTggatattttgacaaaaatataaattctatttaaattaatgaaatttaaatggcACAagcaaacttaatattaagcaaatacaagaaaaatattttcaatggtatttaaaatttctgaactacttattttttttttttatgaattagctatagtatatatatataattagctATCTTAGGATAAACAAACCTtgtctctatattatattactaacgCATAACAATGTAAATTGTACCACCCGAACTCTGTTgtgttaaacttaaaaatgaccTGTTTCATTTTTgtgctttaattttaaagctattagcctattattatgatcactttaaaattgttaattgtttgtaTGTCTTATATGCACATTATtcgctttaaaataaaagtataaattaacctacaaaatttattagataatatttttacttttaaaatcgatagtaaattaattcagtttaatattaatctaacaaaattaaatagaatattcaCTATTCAGACCctaaaaatttctataaaattacgCATTCGTAAGACAGAGTTGACGTATGTGGATATAGCatcttcttaaaaatattattataattctattataaaatattgttttattatatgttactataattttaattttaatgaagtttttttttcaggatAATAATGACTGAATCATATAGTAATActagtgttttatttaaatattacattagtgGAGCTGAAGTACCaacaaactttaatttattagaaaattatcgTTATACTCCGAAAGATTTTGAGagagaaattgaaaattggaTAACTAAAATGCCAGTTGGAGCAACATTTAATTCGGTGGTATAAATAGATAagctaattttaatacatttatttttattgaatacaatataatacaacacatattacttttaaattataattactaggtatattagaatttagtgtaggtatacataataaaaagataaatgtatttagaaattttttgAGAGGGCCATAGGTAATTTGccggtatatttttaaattatcattatgtatGCAGGTTATTTGTGTATgactgattttaattttttaagaaaaaaaaaataatagtttgttaaaaattgaacgGTTTGATAAGATAATTACcactatttaactattatatagtacaacaCAGTTAACACTCAACACATGGATTAGTCTGTAATTAGcagtataagttatttttttacttttcaaaacatttgtaaaaaataataggtttattCAAAGTGATTTATTTTGAGTCAAAAACTcaaattcttaataaatagCTATCTATCAATGTTTttgagaatatttattttacataatttagagttttttaaaaaaaacaatattcttgaaaaaaatttgttttacgctattttatcgttatcaattatatttccttagtattttatgatagcatacatttttaattgaatatttcaaagtataaaaGTCGATGTATGAAAAGTTAATTagttttagttgttttattagtaattaataactttgaaTTTAGACAAACAGAGTAGGCGGTCAACATTTTGTGGATTACTGGGTTACGTGGCTCTACTAATCCCATAATCCcatttaatctttaaatatttgtcaaatcatttttaatgaactaCTCATTGGAAATTCGATAGCGATTTTGAATATAGTgatgaatttataactattaaactatgttttaatttttcaatgattatgTGTATTTCCCATCAACAATGTGAATATTGAtacttgttataaaaaaaataatcttgatcaagttaagttaataaaaagtagATAAATCCcaaaacttttcaaaataatttacgcaataataaattatgttagtaATCGACAgttcatttcattatttttatcttattcaaAGATTGACAACCGTATATATGAATGGTtgttttcaccaaatattaatGCCTTATATTTGCAATTTCTCCACATctaagattttcaaaatatgcttgcactttttaagctatttttaGACACACATACCATTTTTAACttcttagaatttaaattgattattcttaataaaatgtctttaatgatgatgaaaaatatttctaaaagttttcaaaaaataaggTTTACCTAAAACAATTATGTCgtacaaataggtataaatgctTAATGATttgatcataaaattttataatttagcttCAAAACCATGACAAACAAAGATTCACTACATCGTACGGTACAGAATTAACTGATGGCATGAACGCTTTATCCTTATTTCTACCTGGCGtatctatagtttattatgGAGGAGAAATTGGTATGGAAGACATATCGGATGAAGTCAATTATGCAAGAAGTCCTATGCAGTGGGATGATACGAATTAtgcaggtaggtatatattaagtgTAGTTACTGGACAGTgtgtatactatgtatactTACACTAtcgacttaaatattaattataattgagtgTTTCAAAcacactaattattatttcaactttcaaataacctatatatatatatatatatatatatatatatatacaatatatagtggtgttattgtatttttacttacaaGAACGTCACCCACAAGTTTGGTTTTTGCACCTTTTCTTTCCTTTTACTTTcggattttaaaatcatattgttaatattataaatcttgcTATCTATTTTTATCCACTGTTCCTTCTTTCCGGATAATTTCCTGTCCTATCGTTCTGATATGTTTTTCACACAATCTTCCCATCTTAACCTTGATCTCctcaatgatattttttctttcttgtCTTATTCTATTACCTACCTTACTTACTGTAGACTCATATTTACGCCAAGTTTACCTAAATTAAtcttaattcaattaatttctttaactaTCTATATCAGTTGTCTTATCCTCTGAATAGTACTTTAAGTTCATGATCATgcaattttatatctattcaCTGTTTTGATCATCAAAAGTTGGGTTGTGTATACTGTCTATATTGTCTATAACATAACGACATATTTGGACTGCACGTTCCCCATACCATGGGTTATAGGgctattgttttaaaagagTCAATCAATGCTTAATAATTgtgagtattaatataaaaccttaagtatatattatcattttagaaATGGTGGAATCTCTTTCTCTGTTCTTACTCACTTttcttataggtatataatctgtaaaaatgtatagtatggATATTAGAGTTTAGCGGAACCCATTTTAAGctgttatcattaataatagagAATcgactttattaatatttaaagataaagtATTACCATAGTTTGTATGTCAAATTTCATATGTTTAggatattctattttttaagtgagttactagcatttttgaattacctataatattttacgtatgaacttataactatttaattaaataaatttaaatggcgTAAAAAGATTGATactgattttttatattaaatttgtataatatagccatatagatGAACTCGTTCTGAAACCTGGCAACACAAAATTGGTTATAACACTGCTGTTAAGCCAAAGTTTTGattaattcttatattatattgtgtaaaattagTAGGGCCATAAGTGTTTAGtataaatgtgtgtgtgtgtgtgtgcgtgttcattcatttgtatatttggcttgtaatttatattctacttTTCTGATGTTTTTACtcatacatataaattcattacttCTATTTccgttattttataacttatattttataagcacatattataaaagtacacGACGTACACGCACAGACAACCCGGTCGGCGTTGTTTGTTGGTGCATGATTGACGACTGTGTGAAGAATTTCGGTATTCAGACGAtcgcaatattattttatgctctCGGCTCGCATTTactgtacttaatattttgcgAGTGACATgcgttgaaaattaaatagtgcGCTATATTGTTTAGGGTTCACTAATAGCACACATGAACCGTGGGTTGCGATACATCCAGATTATGTCACGAGAAACGTGCAGACGGAAAATAACAATcctaaaagttatttaaactttttcaaaTCCGTATCAAAATTACGTCAGACTGAAACGTTTAAAAGAGGAGGGTTGgcgattgatatttttaacaataatacagtGTTTGTTTTAACCAGGTAAGTACTACACCAATTATtcgaaaataaacttttagatGCGTGTTTTATCgtacaaatgtaattttaaattataatatagattcttAGTAGgtacaatcaatattattcttatcaattatttactgattttttttttttaaataaaacaacatttaaaaaaaatgtatgctctttactattttaaatcattgtaatatGCAAAGTGCCAATTCAGTTGTATAGTAGAACCCTTTTTTTATGTGTTCAAAACATTCTAtacaaattctataatataagtgcTAGTAACATGCTGAAGGGTCTTTTATAGGTTTTTCTCGGGAGATAATAAAGCTTTTCAATGACACTttgcttcttttttttctttttaatatctaatgaTAGTTGACgggatgttattattttttatttatatataggtaaataaatatagatttatccATAAATACTACAAATGAAGTgtaagttgtataaaatatattaaaaatattacagattTTTGCCAGAACATGAGAACTACAcgttaataatcaatatggaTACAAACTATACACAGCGTGTTCGTTTGTCAGatcaaatatcaaatttgcatgatattttaactattgttGTTGGATCCGAAAACTCAAATTTCAATCCTGGgttagtacctaattattttataaaattaaatagagaATCTTTCTTGTACCCATCGGTGTGTACTatcttttcaaattttatagttttatacatgCTGCTAGAGTCACATGTTGAgcgtattatacctatactttacaataaactccttaaaatatgttttataatataaaataaaaaattaacttaaattatttaaccaaaatgtattacccatttaaatgaaacaactggatattataaagtaattgaTATATTCACTTATACATCACTTTGTGTATAGCCACcttatttctttttcaatacCTATTAACATAGTTAAGCTTTCTAAATGATCTTGTGATAttgaatttcttaaataattttttacatacttaAGTTTTTGTAACTGACAGTATTCCCATTTGCTTATCAGTTACAGTGCCTACTGCGTACTACGatcatattctaaaaatagacaatattactacctatatcattataataatgattatatagagaatattataatttattagatatccataatatacatactctAGAAATGTACTATAACGTCATATATTGTTAACGTTAAATCATAAACgcttaagtatttatttcatcattaattataaaccaaATATCAATAGAATAAACTGTTTCCACATTGTATATGGTttgatgttataattttattattagtaagttaataacatttaaaacataaaataccgTGTTTTTATTGGACGCCCCATAATTTGGTACGGACAGGGTTTCACAGCCTCACAGGGAAAACCCTGATTTTCCGATAGGCCTATCCGCCTCTGTCTTTAatctatataagtaggtacataatatcttataatatctaGCTGCCCTTAGCGACAAAATAACGAagatatatgaaatatattagaaatttaagtaattagttttggtatttcaaaataaaataaaagatttgtttgtatttaataattattatttattgttgtagtgtatagtttatatagttGTTATGTTGATTTCAATCattgaatgtaataatattttttcacatcTGGAGTcccctttttttatttttctaattcgagtaatgattaataataataaaattaagaaggCATATACCTGATCTTTatgtaagttaataatatcttaaaatatttggttaattttttacatattcactacatcaaatatttaaaaatacatttgatttaTACATGTAGGCacagtaagtatataattataaaatctaggTGGTTGAtacgttaaataattaattatttaatataacatacaattatgtataatataataatataatatatacatatattttttttgatatcattTTAGAAACTCGATATCAACTACAGAATGGTTGACTCTAAGTCCCGGTGCCACAATTGTTCTCACTGACAACCTAATTTCGACATCATCAAGTATTCCAGTAGATGACACTGCAACAAAATCAACACCTTCATCCAGTACtcaattatacataacatcAAGAATAGTATTACtttgcttatttttaattacaatttttaatctataggtctcatattttttaataaaataaataagtaattagaaatgataatttattttatatatgaaacTGTTAACTGCCCTGATCTGAGTCTTATCGGTTTTAGGGTCCTACCAATGAATGCCAGATGTTTAAtaccttattttatattgcgtCAAGTAATCAgtaattctttataattttgtttttccttAGCATcagtatttaatgattttataattattacagtaacGATCATCAAtttggttttgattttttatccgATAATAT from Aphis gossypii isolate Hap1 chromosome 1, ASM2018417v2, whole genome shotgun sequence includes these protein-coding regions:
- the LOC114132278 gene encoding maltase 2-like, encoding MYWACVLITCIQLTYCKVLVPPTTVLDWWQNSIVYEIFPLSFKDSNGDGSGDFKGITEKLDYIVDLGVTAIWLTPFFESPLESGGYDITNYLDVQHVFGTLDDFKDLLNTAHSKNLKVIMDLVPNHTSDKHIWFEKSAKNETDYADYYIWKDAKNQEDVIKNNATPIVPNNWQMICGGNAWTWHNTRKQFYFSQFIKNLPDLNFRNKNVHKEMRNVLNYWIKLGIDGIRVDALRHVYESEILDDEPILDENMALNYLNLDHIYTIDQDEVYDLIKEWRLLLDDFKENDHYTRIIMTESYSNTSVLFKYYISGAEVPTNFNLLENYRYTPKDFEREIENWITKMPVGATFNSVLQNHDKQRFTTSYGTELTDGMNALSLFLPGVSIVYYGGEIGMEDISDEVNYARSPMQWDDTNYAGFTNSTHEPWVAIHPDYVTRNVQTENNNPKSYLNFFKSVSKLRQTETFKRGGLAIDIFNNNTVFVLTRFLPEHENYTLIINMDTNYTQRVRLSDQISNLHDILTIVVGSENSNFNPGNSISTTEWLTLSPGATIVLTDNLISTSSSIPVDDTATKSTPSSSTQLYITSRIVLLCLFLITIFNL